From the Leucobacter denitrificans genome, one window contains:
- the ubiE gene encoding bifunctional demethylmenaquinone methyltransferase/2-methoxy-6-polyprenyl-1,4-benzoquinol methylase UbiE: MTRPDTETKNATEVSAMFDEVSPRYDLLNDVLSAGNSRLWRIATTRAIAPRKGMRVLDIAAGTGTSSAAIAAHGAHVIAADFSEGMLAEGRKRNADNDLIEFVFADATKLPFDDDSFDAATISYGLRNVSDPKQAIAEMVRVVKPGGRIVIAEFSRPSSDAVNWAYTKYNRHVLPRVAALINRDAAEAYKYLNESIEAWPTQEELAKWLREAGLERVAYRNLSLGIVALHRGFVPSAPVTTSTAARKKPAAPKKEPKSAPTPKATPATKKPPTAKKPATKTSTPASKGTDK, translated from the coding sequence GTGACTCGACCCGATACCGAGACCAAGAACGCGACGGAAGTATCTGCGATGTTCGATGAGGTCTCCCCCAGGTACGACCTGCTGAATGACGTACTCTCGGCGGGCAACTCCCGCCTGTGGCGCATCGCCACTACTCGGGCGATCGCTCCACGCAAGGGCATGCGAGTGCTCGACATCGCCGCTGGCACCGGCACTTCTTCGGCCGCGATTGCGGCACACGGAGCACACGTCATCGCTGCAGACTTCTCCGAAGGCATGCTCGCCGAGGGCCGCAAGCGCAACGCCGACAACGACCTCATCGAGTTCGTCTTCGCCGACGCGACCAAGCTTCCATTCGACGACGACAGCTTCGACGCAGCAACAATTTCGTACGGGCTCCGCAACGTGTCTGATCCGAAACAGGCGATCGCCGAAATGGTGCGAGTCGTAAAGCCGGGCGGGCGAATCGTCATTGCAGAGTTCTCGCGCCCCTCGTCAGATGCGGTGAACTGGGCATACACCAAGTACAACAGGCACGTGCTGCCGCGGGTTGCCGCGCTCATCAACCGTGACGCGGCCGAGGCCTACAAGTACTTGAATGAGTCGATCGAAGCTTGGCCGACGCAAGAAGAATTGGCGAAGTGGCTGCGTGAGGCAGGGCTCGAGCGCGTGGCCTATCGCAACCTCAGCCTTGGAATCGTTGCGCTGCACCGTGGTTTTGTTCCAAGCGCTCCGGTGACCACGTCTACGGCAGCTCGCAAGAAACCAGCAGCCCCGAAGAAGGAGCCGAAGTCTGCGCCAACTCCAAAGGCAACACCGGCCACAAAGAAGCCTCCAACCGCGAAGAAGCCAGCAACAAAGACATCCACCCCGGCGAGCAAGGGTACTGACAAATGA
- a CDS encoding isochorismate synthase produces the protein MTSEANRHAVGEIPHLRAVTRPLSELPRLLSYADPTNPMFWNRDDRGCVGVGEVLRLTFSGEQRYLEASRAWREIAAHAEIDDPVGMPGSGLLAFGTFAFADDSSVESVLIVPRILVNRHRGTAWITEITRVDSSQVAGEKSVPVLPTATDLGVWHGVELHAASDSVDRATAGSKVDDYLAGVVEATQRIDAGAVEKVVLSRQIAGEVSAGADLRVPLDRLSAKYLDCWTFAVDGLIGASPETLVRSTGGAVSARVLAGTRGRHPEDAARDRAARDELLRSAKEQHEHDFAVQSVVTALAPHVRDMRTSDDPFALQLPNVWHLATDLGASLGAETTALELVDALHPTAAVAGTPTADAVELIAELEPFDRGRYSGAVGWIDADGDGEWVIALRCAQVTEADGGSGSRTVVATAGGGIVAGSDPQHELGETVSKFRPITEAFSSGS, from the coding sequence GTGACGAGCGAAGCGAACAGGCACGCTGTGGGCGAGATTCCACATCTCCGCGCTGTGACGAGGCCCCTCAGTGAGCTTCCTCGACTCTTGTCGTACGCAGATCCGACAAACCCTATGTTCTGGAATCGCGATGATCGCGGTTGTGTTGGTGTCGGAGAAGTGTTGCGGCTTACGTTTTCTGGCGAGCAGCGATACCTCGAAGCCTCGCGCGCGTGGCGTGAGATAGCGGCACACGCCGAGATTGACGACCCGGTTGGTATGCCGGGTTCTGGCTTGCTCGCCTTCGGAACGTTCGCATTCGCTGATGACAGCTCGGTCGAGAGTGTGTTGATTGTGCCGAGAATCTTGGTGAACCGGCATCGCGGTACGGCGTGGATCACGGAAATTACCCGCGTTGATTCGAGCCAGGTTGCGGGGGAGAAGTCTGTGCCTGTGTTGCCCACGGCTACTGACCTCGGTGTGTGGCACGGTGTTGAATTGCATGCTGCAAGCGATTCGGTGGATCGAGCCACGGCCGGGAGTAAGGTCGACGACTACCTTGCGGGCGTTGTTGAGGCGACTCAGCGGATCGATGCTGGGGCAGTTGAGAAGGTTGTGCTTTCGAGGCAGATTGCGGGCGAGGTCAGCGCCGGAGCGGACCTGCGCGTTCCGCTCGATCGGTTGAGCGCGAAGTATCTTGATTGTTGGACCTTTGCGGTTGATGGACTTATCGGCGCGAGTCCCGAGACGCTCGTTCGTTCGACTGGTGGTGCGGTGTCGGCTCGGGTACTTGCGGGAACTCGCGGTCGCCACCCAGAGGATGCGGCACGAGATCGCGCCGCTCGTGATGAGTTGTTGCGCAGTGCGAAGGAACAGCACGAGCACGATTTTGCAGTTCAGAGCGTGGTGACGGCTCTCGCACCGCACGTTCGGGACATGCGCACGAGCGACGATCCGTTTGCGTTGCAGTTGCCAAATGTGTGGCATCTCGCTACCGACTTGGGGGCTTCGCTTGGTGCTGAGACAACGGCTCTTGAGCTTGTTGATGCGTTGCACCCAACGGCTGCGGTTGCGGGTACGCCCACGGCCGATGCGGTCGAGCTTATTGCAGAACTCGAACCGTTCGATCGCGGTCGATACTCGGGTGCCGTGGGGTGGATCGACGCCGACGGCGACGGCGAATGGGTCATTGCGCTGCGCTGTGCTCAAGTGACTGAAGCAGACGGTGGATCGGGGAGCCGAACCGTTGTTGCGACGGCTGGCGGCGGAATAGTCGCGGGTTCTGATCCTCAGCATGAGCTTGGTGAGACGGTGTCGAAGTTTCGCCCAATCACTGAGGCGTTCAGTTCGGGTTCTTAA
- a CDS encoding alpha/beta hydrolase: MSVYVPRDGKDVLKGTPILGSTAEIDEISDYLKNIEADAQQYRREVQSALLALTNTSSRAVTKLSEKLDGRLCVGANSLQQSTEQGRNACNSYAAEIDRIHTDARNVVRDVETALTTIQVQAWEVEEIAEAILAPVPARWDEEVPKNMPEPQLWADVYGTGVGPAERPTNVAQLRSLYETRWLGAAHHWHVALEDIRGLQTKWANLIEDRRDVENWLRGALSNTIIGQLLTVSSAGATAQRFTIATALSGELWGKSYANAKIAMTHPLLLKLIGSKSGANAWDDPPAPELVANAWAGLSAEEQATLIAEVPWVIGNLPGLPYAVRDTANRNMLEFYREHPHMLSLDQLKLLSDLQEIFNREVSETLKYGEARPPIQLVALDLTGPVSKTAVGYGDLDTATDTTLEGPGMASDAHLALEGWDEASRNLYAAQSDISGYTGSTAVIAWLGYDTPDSPFEGDLGVLSSEDAAIGAKRFAAELDGLHVARSTSGNGMPTVNVLAHSYGTTLASIALTEVKYTVSTFTMLGSAGLDTEIVPSYEVLNVADAEPGKKAIYTTHASGDHLAPLGAGFAGRGQPNPDASAIGLENLSPVYGGAFSFSSEGDPSRGLLKADGHSTIGEGSRPGPIGMTASEGHGYMDRRTQTLDTVAHITTGMIDAELEESFVITEAEPKTLYPGLGFRVLVEMQKAEYSWLH, encoded by the coding sequence TTGAGCGTATACGTGCCGAGAGACGGTAAAGATGTGCTCAAGGGCACTCCGATCCTCGGCTCTACTGCGGAAATCGACGAGATCAGTGACTACCTCAAGAACATTGAGGCAGATGCGCAGCAATACAGGCGTGAGGTGCAAAGTGCTCTCCTTGCTCTCACAAACACGTCAAGCCGGGCAGTGACGAAGCTCAGCGAGAAGCTCGATGGGCGTCTCTGTGTTGGTGCCAACTCGCTACAGCAATCTACCGAGCAGGGAAGGAATGCGTGCAATTCATACGCTGCGGAAATCGACAGAATTCACACCGATGCAAGGAACGTCGTGCGCGATGTAGAGACTGCTTTAACCACGATTCAGGTACAAGCTTGGGAAGTCGAAGAAATCGCAGAAGCCATCTTGGCCCCGGTGCCAGCGCGGTGGGACGAGGAGGTTCCGAAGAACATGCCCGAGCCCCAGTTGTGGGCTGATGTGTATGGGACAGGGGTCGGCCCTGCAGAGCGTCCCACAAACGTCGCACAATTACGCAGCCTTTATGAGACGAGGTGGCTGGGTGCCGCTCATCACTGGCATGTAGCACTCGAAGACATTCGAGGTTTGCAGACCAAGTGGGCCAATCTCATCGAAGACCGCCGAGACGTGGAGAACTGGCTGAGAGGTGCGCTGTCGAACACCATCATCGGTCAATTGCTGACGGTGAGTAGTGCTGGTGCCACGGCTCAGCGTTTCACCATCGCCACGGCGCTTTCTGGCGAGCTTTGGGGTAAGTCGTATGCGAACGCCAAGATCGCGATGACACATCCGCTGCTATTGAAGCTGATTGGCTCGAAGTCGGGCGCGAATGCGTGGGATGATCCTCCCGCCCCTGAACTTGTCGCCAACGCATGGGCAGGGCTTTCAGCGGAAGAGCAGGCGACGCTCATTGCTGAGGTGCCCTGGGTCATCGGAAATCTCCCGGGTCTGCCGTATGCCGTGCGCGACACCGCAAACCGCAACATGCTCGAGTTCTATCGGGAGCATCCTCACATGCTGTCGCTGGATCAGCTGAAGCTGCTGTCTGATCTACAAGAGATCTTTAACCGAGAGGTATCGGAAACGCTGAAATATGGTGAGGCGCGTCCACCCATTCAGCTTGTCGCACTCGACCTCACCGGCCCAGTTTCAAAGACTGCTGTTGGATACGGTGATCTCGATACGGCAACGGATACGACGCTCGAGGGCCCCGGTATGGCTAGCGATGCACACCTCGCGCTCGAAGGGTGGGATGAGGCAAGTCGCAATCTTTACGCCGCGCAGAGTGATATCTCTGGATATACCGGTTCGACTGCTGTTATAGCCTGGCTCGGATACGACACCCCTGATTCACCCTTTGAGGGCGACTTGGGTGTGCTCAGTTCTGAAGACGCAGCTATAGGCGCCAAGCGCTTTGCAGCGGAACTCGACGGCCTGCACGTCGCACGCAGCACGAGTGGGAATGGAATGCCTACGGTCAATGTTTTGGCGCACTCATATGGTACGACGCTCGCGTCGATAGCACTCACTGAGGTTAAGTACACAGTGAGCACTTTCACGATGTTGGGTTCTGCAGGGTTGGACACCGAGATCGTGCCGTCATACGAGGTTCTCAACGTGGCAGATGCCGAGCCAGGAAAGAAAGCGATCTATACGACCCACGCTTCCGGTGATCATTTGGCCCCGCTGGGCGCAGGATTTGCCGGAAGGGGTCAGCCGAACCCCGACGCCTCAGCAATTGGATTGGAGAATTTGAGTCCGGTATACGGAGGCGCATTTTCCTTCTCATCTGAAGGCGACCCATCGCGCGGTCTCTTGAAAGCCGACGGGCATTCCACTATTGGTGAAGGCTCGAGACCTGGTCCCATTGGCATGACCGCCTCAGAGGGTCATGGCTATATGGACCGTCGTACCCAAACACTAGACACGGTGGCTCACATCACGACGGGCATGATTGACGCGGAACTTGAGGAATCGTTCGTAATCACAGAGGCCGAGCCGAAAACACTCTACCCGGGGCTGGGGTTTCGTGTGCTGGTCGAAATGCAAAAGGCGGAATACTCATGGCTCCATTAA